The following coding sequences are from one Megamonas funiformis window:
- the infC gene encoding translation initiation factor IF-3, translated as MFSISKETLRINGEIRAREVRVTDAQGEQLGIMSTRDALRKAEEAHLDLVEVAPKAKPPVCRIMDFGKYRYEQQKREKEAKKKQKVISVKEVKLRPGIETHDFNFKVKNAMRFIAEGNKVKATIMFRGRELSHPEMGKELLLKVAEAMQDAVTVEREPKLEGKNMIMILAPKVQTKGGNTNAKN; from the coding sequence GTGTTTTCTATTAGTAAAGAAACTTTAAGAATTAATGGCGAAATCCGCGCTAGAGAAGTTCGTGTGACAGATGCTCAGGGAGAGCAGCTTGGTATTATGTCTACAAGAGATGCTCTTCGTAAAGCAGAAGAAGCTCATTTAGACTTAGTAGAAGTTGCTCCAAAAGCAAAACCACCTGTTTGCCGAATCATGGATTTCGGAAAATATCGCTATGAACAACAAAAACGTGAAAAAGAAGCGAAGAAAAAACAGAAGGTTATCAGTGTAAAAGAAGTAAAACTTCGTCCTGGTATTGAAACACACGATTTTAACTTCAAAGTTAAAAATGCTATGCGTTTTATTGCTGAAGGCAATAAAGTAAAAGCTACAATCATGTTCCGTGGCCGTGAGCTTTCTCATCCAGAAATGGGTAAAGAGCTTTTATTAAAGGTCGCTGAAGCAATGCAAGATGCTGTTACTGTTGAACGCGAACCTAAACTTGAAGGTAAAAATATGATTATGATTTTAGCACCTAAAGTGCAAACTAAAGGAGGAAACACTAATGCCAAAAATTAA
- the rpmI gene encoding 50S ribosomal protein L35, which translates to MPKIKTRRAAAKRFTATGSGEFKRNKAFKSHILEKKSPKRKRNLRKAAIITAADHKRVSKMLPYA; encoded by the coding sequence ATGCCAAAAATTAAAACTCGCAGAGCTGCAGCTAAACGTTTTACAGCTACTGGTTCTGGTGAATTCAAACGTAATAAAGCTTTCAAAAGCCACATTTTAGAAAAGAAATCACCAAAACGTAAACGTAATTTACGTAAAGCAGCTATTATCACTGCTGCTGATCATAAACGTGTAAGCAAAATGCTTCCATACGCTTAA
- the rplT gene encoding 50S ribosomal protein L20, protein MPRVKSGVTAHARHKKILKLAKGYRGARSKQFKKANELVMKALYYARRDRRAKKGEFRKLWIARINAATRANGMSYSRFICGLTKAGVQVNRKMLADVAINDAAAFAKLVEVAKSNL, encoded by the coding sequence ATGCCAAGAGTAAAAAGTGGCGTAACCGCTCATGCACGTCATAAAAAAATCTTAAAATTAGCTAAAGGTTATAGAGGAGCTAGAAGCAAACAGTTCAAAAAAGCTAACGAACTCGTTATGAAAGCTCTTTACTATGCACGTAGAGACCGTCGTGCGAAAAAAGGTGAATTCCGTAAACTTTGGATCGCTCGTATCAATGCTGCTACTCGTGCAAACGGTATGTCCTACAGCCGTTTCATCTGCGGTTTAACAAAAGCAGGTGTTCAGGTTAACCGTAAAATGTTAGCTGACGTTGCTATCAACGATGCAGCTGCATTTGCTAAACTTGTTGAAGTTGCAAAAAGCAATCTCTAA
- a CDS encoding LL-diaminopimelate aminotransferase has product MALVNENYLKLQGSYLFAEIAHRVQKFKAENPEAEVISLGIGDVTLPLPQVSIEAMHKAVDEMANKETFRGYGPEQGYAFLREKIRDVIYKSRGVDIETDEIFVSDGAKSDCGNIQEIFGVDNTIAITDPVYPVYLDTNIMAGRTGLVKEDGTFEGVVYMPCTAENNFTPELPKQHVDMIYLCSPNNPTGTTLSRDELAKWVKYAKENKSIILYDAAYSYYITEEDVPHTIYEIEGAKEVAIEFRSFSKTAGFTGTRCGYIVLPKAVKGYTKDGKEQALNPLWNRRHTTKFNGTPYIIQRGAEAVLTEEGQKQVKEMVGYYMENAKIIREGLASLGLTVFGGVNSPYVWLKVPAGMTSWDFFDKLLHEANIVGTPGSGFGPSGENYFRLTAFGSRENTLKAVERIKTQLKL; this is encoded by the coding sequence ATGGCATTAGTTAATGAAAATTATCTAAAATTACAAGGTAGTTACCTTTTTGCTGAAATTGCACATCGTGTGCAGAAATTCAAAGCTGAAAATCCAGAAGCTGAAGTTATTAGCTTAGGTATCGGTGACGTTACATTACCATTACCACAAGTTAGTATCGAAGCTATGCATAAAGCTGTTGATGAAATGGCTAATAAAGAAACTTTCCGCGGTTATGGCCCTGAACAAGGTTATGCTTTTTTACGTGAAAAAATTCGTGATGTAATTTATAAATCTCGTGGTGTAGATATCGAAACTGATGAAATTTTTGTCAGCGATGGTGCAAAATCTGACTGCGGTAATATCCAAGAAATTTTTGGCGTAGATAATACTATTGCTATTACTGACCCTGTATATCCTGTGTATCTCGATACAAATATCATGGCTGGTCGTACAGGTCTTGTAAAAGAAGATGGAACTTTTGAAGGTGTAGTATATATGCCATGTACTGCTGAAAATAACTTCACTCCAGAACTTCCAAAACAGCATGTAGACATGATTTATTTATGTAGCCCTAATAACCCAACTGGTACTACTTTATCCCGCGATGAATTAGCTAAATGGGTTAAATATGCTAAAGAAAATAAATCTATCATTTTATATGATGCAGCATATTCTTACTATATTACAGAAGAAGATGTACCTCATACAATTTATGAAATTGAAGGCGCAAAAGAAGTAGCTATTGAATTCCGTTCTTTCTCCAAAACAGCAGGTTTCACTGGTACTCGTTGTGGTTATATCGTATTACCAAAAGCTGTTAAAGGTTATACAAAAGACGGTAAAGAACAAGCTTTAAATCCTCTTTGGAATCGCCGTCATACAACTAAATTCAATGGTACACCTTATATTATTCAGCGTGGTGCAGAAGCTGTACTTACTGAAGAAGGACAAAAACAAGTAAAAGAAATGGTTGGCTACTACATGGAAAATGCAAAAATTATCCGTGAAGGTTTAGCAAGCCTTGGTCTTACTGTTTTCGGTGGTGTAAACTCCCCATATGTATGGCTCAAAGTTCCAGCAGGCATGACTTCTTGGGATTTCTTCGATAAACTTCTTCATGAAGCAAATATCGTAGGTACTCCAGGTTCTGGTTTTGGCCCATCTGGCGAAAATTATTTCCGTCTTACTGCATTTGGTAGCCGTGAAAATACATTAAAAGCTGTAGAACGTATTAAAACACAGTTAAAATTATAA
- a CDS encoding GNAT family N-acetyltransferase has protein sequence MEIKEVKDNKKQFLSLLLLADEQENMIDKYIDRGIMYVLDDEGIIKAECIITDEQNGVLEIKNLAVKPEYQRKGYGKVMIDFIIKNYKEKYSILQVGTGDSTLTIPFYEQCGFIRSHYIKNFFIDNYEQPIYEDGIQLIDMIYLQRKLK, from the coding sequence ATGGAAATAAAAGAAGTTAAAGATAACAAAAAACAATTTCTTTCATTATTATTGTTGGCAGATGAACAAGAAAATATGATTGATAAATATATTGATAGAGGCATAATGTATGTATTAGATGATGAAGGAATAATAAAAGCAGAATGTATTATAACAGATGAACAAAATGGTGTATTGGAAATAAAAAATCTAGCTGTAAAACCTGAATATCAAAGAAAAGGTTATGGTAAAGTAATGATAGATTTTATTATCAAAAATTATAAAGAAAAATATTCTATATTACAAGTTGGAACAGGAGATAGTACATTAACTATTCCTTTTTATGAGCAATGTGGATTTATTCGTTCACATTACATAAAAAATTTTTTTATAGATAATTATGAACAACCAATATATGAAGATGGCATTCAATTAATAGATATGATATATTTACAAAGAAAATTAAAATAA
- a CDS encoding restriction endonuclease subunit S → MNIPKLRFKDNNGNDYPQWEKKKLGDIVQFLDNKRKPLEQSERIHGKYPYYGASGIIDYINNYIFDEELVLLSEDGANIIDRNYPICYIATGKYWVNNHAHVLKTKSQYLNKFLCEALERLNYNKYNTGTAQPKLNQDICKNILLNIPILHEQEKIANFFSTIDKKIKNLANTITSLENQKKGLLQQIFSQKLRFKDKNGNNYPNWKKKKLGDLFTIKAGGDINKENFSEQYSIEFKYPVYANALTNNGLYGYSNIYKIDKPSITVTGRGINVGFALSREPFYYPIVRLLVLIPNININFTFFTESINFIHIFNESTGVPQLTAPQLSKVNVYVPNIEEQNKIGNLFDKLNEKIDNKKAQLEHWQQIKKGLLQQMFV, encoded by the coding sequence TTGAATATACCAAAATTAAGATTTAAAGATAATAACGGCAATGATTATCCACAATGGGAAAAGAAAAAATTAGGTGATATTGTTCAATTTTTAGATAATAAAAGAAAACCATTAGAACAAAGTGAACGTATACATGGTAAATATCCTTATTATGGTGCTTCTGGTATTATTGACTATATAAATAATTATATCTTTGATGAAGAACTTGTTTTATTAAGTGAAGACGGAGCGAATATTATAGATAGAAATTATCCTATTTGTTATATAGCTACTGGAAAATATTGGGTAAATAATCATGCTCATGTTTTAAAAACAAAATCACAATATTTAAATAAATTCCTTTGTGAAGCCTTAGAACGTTTAAATTATAATAAATATAATACAGGTACTGCTCAACCAAAATTAAATCAAGATATTTGTAAAAATATCTTACTCAATATACCAATTTTACACGAACAAGAAAAAATTGCTAATTTTTTTAGTACAATAGATAAAAAAATAAAAAACCTAGCAAATACTATCACTAGCCTAGAAAATCAGAAAAAAGGATTACTACAACAAATCTTTAGCCAAAAACTACGCTTTAAAGATAAAAACGGCAATAATTATCCTAATTGGAAAAAGAAAAAATTAGGCGATTTATTCACTATAAAAGCAGGTGGAGATATCAATAAAGAAAATTTTTCTGAACAATATTCTATAGAGTTCAAATATCCTGTATATGCTAATGCTTTAACTAATAATGGACTATATGGATATTCTAATATATATAAAATTGATAAACCTAGTATTACTGTTACTGGAAGAGGTATTAATGTTGGTTTTGCTTTATCAAGAGAACCTTTCTATTATCCTATTGTACGCTTATTAGTTTTAATACCTAATATAAATATTAATTTTACATTTTTTACAGAATCTATTAATTTTATTCATATTTTTAATGAATCAACTGGTGTTCCTCAATTAACCGCACCCCAATTATCTAAAGTAAATGTTTATGTACCAAATATAGAAGAACAAAATAAAATTGGAAATCTTTTTGATAAACTAAATGAAAAAATTGATAACAAAAAAGCCCAGCTAGAACACTGGCAACAAATAAAAAAAGGACTATTACAACAAATGTTCGTATAG
- a CDS encoding DUF871 domain-containing protein: MQNGISIYLGLDNTLEENLNLIHLAHKYNLNRIFTSFHIPETDISHFQQDLQTILKLTQKYNMEVICDVSPNTLALLNLDTLNIQELATLGITTLRLDFGYSAEQIAKLSHQNIKLQFNASTITQEFLDELNHYQTDFQHIDALHNFYPREGTGLNVKKLQQQNELLHKYNISVGAFIPSYNKARSPIKKGLPTLEIHRYQTASLAMRHLKLLGIDSIFIGDSLPTEDEIQELANLTDEYILLKAKKLTQNKDILKTLQQNTFTARLDEADGAIRTQESRALFKQIYICPEYIVPREIGSITLDNALYARYAGEMQIITHAQKKDNKINTIAKLLDSELILLPYIQPNSKFKIKV, from the coding sequence TTGCAAAACGGCATTTCCATTTATCTTGGCTTAGATAATACATTAGAAGAAAATTTAAATCTAATTCATCTAGCCCATAAATATAATCTCAATCGCATTTTTACCTCATTTCATATACCAGAAACAGATATTTCCCATTTTCAACAAGATTTACAGACAATTTTAAAACTCACACAAAAATATAATATGGAAGTAATTTGTGATGTATCGCCAAATACTTTAGCCTTATTAAATTTAGATACATTAAATATCCAAGAATTAGCTACTCTCGGCATAACAACACTTCGCTTAGACTTTGGCTACAGTGCCGAACAAATAGCCAAATTAAGTCATCAAAATATAAAATTACAATTCAATGCCTCAACCATCACTCAAGAATTTCTTGATGAATTAAATCATTACCAAACAGATTTCCAACATATTGATGCACTCCATAACTTTTATCCTCGTGAAGGTACAGGTCTAAACGTAAAAAAATTACAACAACAAAACGAATTACTTCATAAATATAATATTTCCGTAGGTGCTTTCATACCTAGCTATAACAAAGCTCGCTCTCCAATCAAAAAAGGCTTGCCAACATTAGAAATACACCGCTATCAAACAGCCAGCCTTGCCATGCGACATCTAAAATTACTCGGTATCGACTCCATTTTTATCGGCGATAGCCTACCTACAGAAGACGAAATCCAAGAATTAGCCAATTTAACTGATGAATATATCTTATTAAAAGCAAAAAAATTAACACAAAATAAAGATATACTAAAAACCTTACAACAAAACACCTTCACCGCTCGCCTAGATGAAGCAGACGGAGCCATTCGCACCCAAGAAAGCAGAGCATTATTCAAACAAATATATATCTGCCCTGAATATATTGTCCCTAGAGAAATAGGCTCTATTACCTTAGATAATGCCCTTTATGCACGCTACGCAGGAGAAATGCAAATCATCACCCATGCACAAAAAAAAGATAATAAAATCAATACCATTGCTAAATTATTAGACAGCGAATTAATTTTATTACCTTATATACAACCAAATAGCAAATTTAAAATAAAAGTTTAA
- a CDS encoding PTS transporter subunit EIIC has protein sequence MNLQQTAFAIYELMKSFSILKITNCMTRLRLQLNTEDIANLPLKELKNIPNVLGVNLNDNELQIILGPGKVNEVTSEFKKLYANKNLETNAQNTNQDTNNNQKQFGNAEELHQQIRKKNATPFKLLLKRISNIFMPLIPAFIACGLITGLLNIAFKIDPTLTNYPAIQVLQIAGNAVFFGLNIFVGINTAKEFHASPMLGGTMAAIITHPMLNNISLFNIDLLAGRGGIVAVLLVVAFSSWLENKLHKIVPKILDLFLTPLLVILIATFPALFILQPIGGIIAETIGVLVTSAINSGGAITGFIIGGIFLPLVMTGLHQGLTPIHAELLNQYGVTILLPILAMAGAGQVGASIAVYLKTKNQKLKQTIASALPVGFMGIGEPLIYGVTLPLGKPFISACIGGAFGGAVQAFFHVGATSIGLSGLPLTASTDKMLCYLIGLFTAYIFGFIATLIIGFNDPIEE, from the coding sequence ATGAATTTACAACAAACAGCTTTTGCTATCTATGAACTTATGAAGTCATTTTCTATCTTAAAAATAACTAATTGTATGACTAGACTTCGCTTACAATTAAACACAGAAGATATCGCTAATTTACCCTTAAAAGAATTAAAAAATATTCCTAACGTCTTAGGCGTAAACTTAAATGATAATGAACTACAAATCATCTTAGGCCCTGGAAAAGTAAATGAAGTAACTTCTGAATTCAAAAAATTATATGCAAATAAAAATCTTGAAACTAATGCTCAAAATACAAATCAAGATACAAATAACAATCAAAAACAATTTGGCAATGCCGAAGAACTTCATCAACAAATCCGCAAAAAAAATGCTACACCTTTTAAATTATTATTGAAACGCATTTCTAATATCTTCATGCCACTTATACCTGCATTTATCGCTTGCGGTTTAATCACAGGATTATTAAATATCGCTTTTAAAATTGATCCTACACTTACAAACTACCCTGCAATCCAAGTTTTACAAATAGCAGGAAATGCTGTATTTTTCGGCTTAAATATCTTTGTCGGCATCAACACCGCCAAAGAATTCCACGCTTCTCCTATGCTCGGTGGTACAATGGCAGCCATCATCACACACCCCATGCTCAACAATATCAGCCTATTTAATATAGATTTACTCGCAGGTCGTGGTGGTATCGTTGCCGTCTTATTAGTAGTAGCTTTTTCCTCATGGTTAGAAAACAAATTACACAAAATCGTGCCAAAAATTTTAGATTTATTCTTAACGCCACTACTCGTAATCTTAATCGCCACTTTCCCTGCTCTATTCATCTTACAACCTATCGGCGGTATCATCGCCGAGACTATCGGCGTACTCGTAACATCTGCAATTAATTCCGGTGGTGCTATCACTGGCTTTATCATCGGCGGTATCTTCTTGCCACTCGTTATGACTGGTCTTCACCAGGGACTCACACCTATTCACGCCGAACTGCTCAATCAATACGGCGTTACTATCCTTTTACCTATATTAGCCATGGCAGGCGCAGGGCAAGTCGGTGCTTCTATCGCTGTATATCTCAAAACTAAAAATCAAAAATTAAAACAAACCATAGCTTCTGCCCTTCCTGTCGGCTTCATGGGCATTGGCGAACCTTTGATTTACGGCGTAACCTTACCACTTGGTAAACCATTTATCTCCGCTTGTATCGGCGGTGCTTTCGGTGGTGCAGTCCAAGCATTTTTCCATGTAGGTGCTACCTCCATTGGCTTATCTGGTCTACCACTCACAGCTAGTACAGATAAAATGCTTTGCTATTTAATCGGACTTTTCACAGCCTATATTTTCGGCTTTATCGCCACATTAATAATCGGCTTTAACGATCCTATCGAGGAGTGA
- the murQ gene encoding N-acetylmuramic acid 6-phosphate etherase — translation MINLNNLLTEKRNPYTLNIDNVSTLEMCMLLNEEDKRVAIAIRNVLPQIAMAVDEITSRLKDGGRLFYIGAGTSGRLGILDAVECPPTYSTDPEMVQGIIAGGYNAIFKAQEGAEDSLTLAQEDLQAKNLSAKDCVVGIAASGRTPYVIGGLDFANSINALTIAISCTSNSEISSHAKIAIEALTGPEAITGSTRMKAGTAQKMILNMLSTCTMIKLGKVYSNLMVDVKSSNKKLEERARRILMEATNCDRQTAIDTLAITQGKVKPAILMLLANISYEEALSSLNNNEGFISKSLNSMKK, via the coding sequence ATGATAAATTTAAACAATCTCTTAACTGAAAAACGCAATCCTTATACATTAAATATTGATAATGTATCCACTTTGGAAATGTGTATGCTTCTAAATGAAGAAGACAAACGCGTAGCTATCGCTATCCGTAATGTATTGCCACAGATTGCCATGGCTGTTGATGAAATCACATCTCGCCTCAAAGACGGCGGACGCTTATTTTATATCGGTGCTGGCACATCAGGCAGACTTGGCATCTTAGACGCTGTGGAATGTCCACCAACTTACAGCACTGACCCTGAAATGGTACAGGGAATTATCGCAGGTGGTTATAATGCAATCTTCAAAGCTCAAGAAGGTGCAGAAGATTCTTTGACTCTTGCTCAAGAAGATTTACAAGCAAAAAATTTATCCGCCAAAGACTGTGTTGTCGGTATCGCAGCCAGCGGTAGAACTCCTTATGTAATCGGCGGATTAGATTTTGCCAATAGCATAAATGCCTTGACTATCGCCATCAGTTGTACTAGTAATAGTGAAATCAGCTCCCATGCAAAAATCGCCATTGAAGCTTTGACTGGCCCAGAAGCAATCACAGGTAGCACACGCATGAAAGCAGGTACTGCCCAAAAAATGATTTTAAATATGCTCTCTACTTGTACCATGATAAAATTGGGTAAAGTCTATAGCAATTTAATGGTTGATGTAAAATCATCTAATAAAAAACTCGAAGAAAGAGCAAGACGTATATTAATGGAAGCTACTAATTGCGACCGACAAACTGCTATTGATACTTTAGCTATCACTCAAGGCAAAGTAAAACCTGCAATTTTAATGTTACTTGCCAATATCTCCTATGAAGAAGCACTCTCTAGCTTAAATAATAATGAAGGTTTTATCTCCAAATCATTAAATAGTATGAAAAAATAA
- a CDS encoding TonB-dependent receptor plug domain-containing protein has product MYYKKSLSLLLTLSAFGCFMPTTFANETPNAHSLIENNNLIATPSYTTIITKEQIHDNHYKNLAEALSYANGVIVNSGSLNTSHMVVRIDGDDRVAIFVDGRRMNMNKGIMSGRASYDLDLLPSIMNVERIEILHGAVGSTYLNYDTPAGAINIVTKKGDKHETTVDLAAGEHGSWKVKAITSGSLDDWSWVATGGFDNVDYMKYKGTDDHTHEMPNSDNNRREMAYRIDKKLTDNTSLTFDYGHLSNDTGTWISKSYPQDYNYEKLINHFALTYNYKENTDTPAFLAIYHYYTQGDSYIPTGFINQEDEKTYSRWENTTQGIDWHDAWKISKDHTISAGLTYRKDEVDNINNDYNNIFSGNYNKSMDNFSVYLQSTRRFDKLTLTGTSAYNNNSEFGGKYVSNGALDYKPDENTVIYASLSQIYATPFLDDLYFNNAHIQGNPSLRPETGYKGSLGVRYKLNPTSNINFNAFLENIDDPLGWRYEHNKFHAVNFENQKKRGFQLEYNKIFSPKYDMSLAYTRTIAHTDFADGNGNQTDVNAVAPNSYKLRFSYHDDTWHNNILLNAVSGRDTNYYSDSNYYILDANLNYKINDQWSTYLKLANITNVSCETIGSFLDGDCPAPGRTVLMGMEYNF; this is encoded by the coding sequence ATGTATTACAAAAAATCTCTTTCTTTATTACTAACTCTCAGTGCATTTGGCTGTTTTATGCCTACTACATTTGCCAATGAAACACCCAATGCTCACAGTCTAATAGAAAACAATAATCTCATCGCTACACCTAGCTATACTACAATCATCACCAAAGAACAAATCCATGATAATCACTATAAAAATCTAGCAGAAGCTCTTTCCTATGCTAATGGGGTAATTGTAAATTCAGGCTCACTGAATACTTCTCATATGGTAGTGCGCATTGATGGAGATGATAGAGTAGCTATCTTCGTTGATGGTCGTCGCATGAATATGAATAAAGGTATCATGAGCGGTCGTGCATCTTATGATTTAGATTTATTGCCATCTATAATGAATGTAGAACGCATCGAAATTCTTCATGGTGCAGTTGGTTCTACATATTTAAATTATGATACTCCTGCTGGGGCTATCAATATCGTTACTAAAAAAGGCGATAAACATGAAACAACTGTTGATTTAGCTGCTGGTGAACACGGCTCTTGGAAAGTTAAAGCCATAACAAGCGGTAGCTTAGATGATTGGTCATGGGTAGCTACTGGTGGCTTTGATAATGTCGATTATATGAAATATAAAGGCACAGATGACCACACTCATGAAATGCCAAATTCCGACAACAATCGCCGTGAAATGGCTTATCGCATTGATAAGAAATTGACCGACAACACTTCTTTAACTTTTGACTATGGTCATCTAAGCAACGATACAGGCACTTGGATATCCAAAAGTTATCCACAGGATTATAATTATGAAAAATTAATCAACCATTTCGCACTCACTTATAATTATAAAGAAAATACTGATACTCCAGCATTTTTAGCCATTTACCACTATTATACTCAAGGAGATAGCTATATTCCTACTGGCTTCATCAATCAAGAAGATGAAAAAACTTATAGTCGCTGGGAAAATACTACTCAAGGTATCGATTGGCATGATGCTTGGAAAATCAGTAAAGACCACACCATTTCTGCGGGACTTACTTATCGTAAAGATGAAGTTGATAATATCAACAATGATTACAATAATATTTTCAGTGGCAATTATAATAAATCTATGGATAATTTTTCCGTTTACCTACAAAGCACTCGCCGTTTTGATAAGTTAACACTGACTGGAACATCTGCTTACAATAATAACAGTGAATTCGGTGGAAAATATGTTTCTAATGGTGCTTTAGATTATAAACCTGATGAAAATACTGTTATCTACGCTTCTTTGAGTCAAATTTATGCTACGCCATTTTTAGATGATTTATATTTTAATAATGCTCATATTCAAGGAAATCCTAGTTTGCGACCAGAAACAGGTTATAAAGGCAGTCTAGGTGTACGCTATAAATTAAATCCTACAAGCAATATCAATTTCAATGCTTTCCTAGAAAATATAGATGATCCATTAGGCTGGCGATATGAACATAATAAATTTCATGCTGTAAATTTTGAAAATCAGAAAAAACGCGGTTTCCAATTAGAATATAATAAAATTTTCAGTCCAAAATATGATATGTCGCTTGCTTATACTCGTACAATTGCACATACTGATTTTGCTGATGGTAACGGCAATCAAACTGATGTCAATGCAGTAGCTCCAAATAGCTATAAACTTCGCTTTAGTTATCATGATGATACATGGCATAATAATATTTTACTAAATGCTGTATCTGGTAGAGATACAAATTATTATAGCGATAGCAATTATTATATACTTGACGCTAATCTCAATTATAAAATCAATGACCAATGGTCAACATATCTGAAATTAGCCAATATCACCAATGTATCTTGTGAAACTATCGGCTCTTTCTTAGATGGAGATTGCCCTGCTCCTGGTAGAACTGTACTCATGGGTATGGAATATAATTTCTAA
- the bioA gene encoding adenosylmethionine--8-amino-7-oxononanoate transaminase, whose protein sequence is MCNINWIDEDLKYIWHPCSQMKDYEELKPIVIDHGKGSYLYDINGKEYIDIISSWWCNLLGHANPKINEAIKNQLDNLEHVIFANLSHKPAIKLCQELIKVVPKGLCKFNFSDNGSASVECALKMAFQYHYQTGNPQKQRFMCLSEGYHGETIGALSVGSMDLYAKIYKPMLMNAVHTSAPDCYRCPYHQNRETCKCECFVHAEEDFAKYGNELAAVIVEPLIQGSAGMRIYPPLYLEKLRKLCDEYNVLLIADEIATGFGRTGKMFAFDYTNVSPDIMTISKGLTGGYMPMAITITTQKIYDAFYADYNEGKAFMHSHTYSGNPLGCSAALAVQKILREENILAKAQDTAKYLHEKLQATFANHKNVGEIRHLGLINAIELVKDKDTKEAFDSKKRLGYQIYKNALQKGLLLRPLGDVLYFNPPLNIDKQTLDKAISICHTSINEVLNS, encoded by the coding sequence ATGTGTAATATTAATTGGATAGATGAAGATTTAAAATATATCTGGCACCCTTGCTCACAGATGAAAGATTATGAAGAATTAAAACCTATCGTTATCGACCATGGGAAAGGTTCTTATCTTTATGATATCAATGGCAAAGAATATATCGACATCATCAGCTCATGGTGGTGCAATCTCTTAGGACATGCCAATCCTAAAATCAATGAAGCAATCAAAAATCAATTAGATAATCTAGAACATGTTATTTTTGCCAATCTTTCACATAAACCAGCTATCAAACTTTGTCAGGAATTGATTAAAGTCGTGCCTAAAGGTTTATGCAAATTCAATTTCAGTGATAATGGCTCTGCTTCTGTAGAATGTGCTTTAAAGATGGCTTTCCAATACCATTATCAGACAGGCAATCCACAAAAACAGCGTTTCATGTGTTTATCTGAAGGTTATCACGGTGAAACAATCGGTGCTTTATCCGTAGGTAGCATGGATTTATATGCAAAAATCTACAAACCAATGCTCATGAATGCTGTACATACATCAGCACCAGATTGTTATCGTTGCCCTTATCATCAAAATCGTGAAACTTGCAAATGTGAATGTTTCGTGCATGCCGAAGAAGATTTCGCTAAATATGGCAATGAATTAGCAGCTGTCATCGTTGAACCACTCATTCAAGGTAGTGCTGGTATGCGAATTTATCCGCCACTTTATTTAGAAAAACTTCGCAAACTCTGTGATGAATATAATGTATTATTAATCGCTGATGAAATCGCAACTGGCTTTGGTCGCACAGGTAAAATGTTTGCATTTGATTATACAAATGTTTCACCTGATATCATGACTATTTCCAAAGGTTTGACAGGTGGCTATATGCCAATGGCGATAACTATAACTACACAAAAAATCTATGATGCTTTTTATGCAGATTATAATGAAGGCAAAGCGTTTATGCACAGCCATACTTATAGTGGCAATCCATTAGGCTGTAGTGCTGCTTTAGCCGTACAAAAAATATTGCGTGAAGAAAATATTTTAGCCAAAGCTCAAGATACGGCAAAATATCTCCATGAAAAATTACAAGCAACTTTTGCTAATCATAAAAATGTCGGTGAAATCCGCCATTTAGGCTTGATAAATGCCATTGAACTTGTAAAAGATAAAGATACAAAAGAAGCTTTCGACAGCAAAAAACGTCTTGGCTATCAAATATATAAAAATGCCCTCCAAAAAGGTTTGTTACTTCGCCCTCTAGGTGATGTATTGTATTTCAATCCGCCATTAAATATCGATAAACAAACATTAGATAAAGCCATTTCCATTTGCCATACTTCCATAAATGAAGTTTTAAATTCCTAA